The proteins below are encoded in one region of Chrysemys picta bellii isolate R12L10 chromosome 4, ASM1138683v2, whole genome shotgun sequence:
- the LOC112060899 gene encoding ribonuclease inhibitor-like has product MEEAGKLSDCDLTAACCGALPSVLSTSQTLTELNLWKNKLGDSGVQLLCEGLKHPNCKLQKIQLSDCALTAACGGHLSSALSITLSLTELILWKISWGIPEGSCCVRLSPVIFWSPGPVDSPLGWGERGIPIGLVTQGTENYSSSDQYICPLPDSCTPLVWVCHNMHGFLFVSLAYADWRIVIFTAACCRELSSALSTNQTLRELNLQEKKMGHCGMKLLCEGLKHPTCKLQKLWQVTAGFLLIIL; this is encoded by the exons ATGGAGGAGGCGGGGAA GTTGTCTGACTGTGATCTCACAGCTGCTTGTTGTGGGGCTCTCCCCTCTGTTCTCAGCACCAGCCAGACCCTGACAGAGCTGAACCTGTGGAAAAACAAGCTAGGAGATTCAGGCGTGCAGCTGCTGTGTGAGGGACTGAAACATCCAAACTGCAAACTGCAGAAAATACA GTTGTCCGATTGTGCTCTCACAGCTGCTTGTGGTGGGCATCTCTCCTCTGCCCTCAGCATCACCCTGAGCCTGACAGAGCTGATCCTGTGGAAGATCAGCTGGGGGATTCCGGAGGGCAGCTGCTGTGTGAGG ttgtcccctgtaattttttggtctccaggtcctgtggactcccccttaggctggggggagagggggatcccaataggtctggtcactcagggaacagaaaactactcatccagtgaccagtatatttgccctctaccagactcctgtaccccactggtctgggtctgtcacaatatgcaTGGTTTCCTCTTTGTATCTCTGGCCTATGCAGATTGGCGGATTGTGATTTTTACAGCTGCTTGTTGCAGGGAGCTCTCCTCTGCTCTCAGCACCAACCAGACCTTGAGGGAGCTGAAtctgcaggagaaaaaaatgggaCACTGTGGCATGAAGCTGCTGTGTGAGGGACTGAAACATCCCACCTGCAAACTGCAGAAATTGTGGCAAGTTACAGCTGGGTTCCTTTTAATTATATTGTGA